One part of the Campylobacteraceae bacterium genome encodes these proteins:
- the coxB gene encoding cytochrome c oxidase subunit II, translating into MLEGMEGVSSFAGEIDYAFWTVNLICLFLFVITIGAMFIFLYQYDEKRSKPTDTKNIKHNTPLEIAWTIIPTILMMVIFYIGLDALKIQRTMPADDKAVVVKVIGKKWSFSFEYANGKKSSSLIVPIGQDVKLNMTAPLDDVLHAFYVPAFRIKEDIVPGQITKLWFNATKLGKFDIMCAEYCGTRHAYMRADVKVVSQEEFDEFLNPTVVAARTAMDVFNETGCIGCHTLDGTVSAGPSFKDIYNKEVKVISNGVTKTVTRDDAYLVRAIDDPDAEVVEGFMAGMMPSFKGALSKEDMTLVLNYFKGIEVEAAKPSINGAEVVDINGCIGCHTLDGTPSAGPTFKDIMGRKTKIVKDGKTIEITIDETYLIEAIKNPETEIVEGYQNIMPPFKDVLSDDEVNAIVEYLKK; encoded by the coding sequence ATGTTAGAAGGAATGGAAGGCGTATCAAGTTTCGCCGGTGAAATTGATTATGCATTTTGGACAGTAAATCTAATTTGTTTATTCTTATTTGTAATTACTATAGGTGCTATGTTTATCTTTTTATATCAATACGATGAAAAAAGATCAAAGCCAACAGATACTAAAAATATTAAACATAATACTCCACTTGAAATTGCTTGGACAATAATTCCAACTATTTTAATGATGGTTATTTTTTATATTGGATTAGATGCTTTAAAGATTCAAAGAACTATGCCAGCTGATGATAAAGCAGTTGTTGTAAAAGTTATTGGTAAAAAATGGTCTTTTTCTTTTGAGTATGCAAATGGTAAAAAGAGTTCTTCTTTAATAGTTCCTATTGGACAAGATGTTAAATTAAACATGACTGCTCCACTTGATGATGTATTACATGCATTTTATGTGCCTGCATTTAGAATTAAAGAAGATATTGTTCCTGGACAAATCACAAAATTGTGGTTTAATGCTACAAAACTAGGAAAATTTGACATTATGTGTGCTGAGTACTGTGGTACAAGACATGCATATATGAGAGCCGATGTAAAAGTTGTATCTCAAGAAGAATTTGATGAATTTTTAAATCCTACAGTAGTTGCTGCGCGAACAGCAATGGATGTGTTTAATGAAACTGGCTGTATTGGATGTCATACTCTAGATGGTACAGTATCTGCAGGTCCTTCTTTCAAAGATATTTATAACAAAGAAGTTAAAGTTATAAGTAATGGCGTAACTAAAACGGTAACAAGAGACGATGCTTATTTAGTGAGAGCAATTGATGATCCAGATGCTGAAGTTGTTGAAGGTTTTATGGCCGGAATGATGCCTAGTTTTAAAGGTGCATTAAGTAAAGAAGATATGACTCTTGTTCTTAATTATTTCAAAGGTATAGAAGTAGAAGCTGCTAAACCATCAATTAATGGAGCAGAAGTTGTTGATATTAATGGTTGTATTGGATGTCATACACTTGATGGAACTCCATCAGCTGGTCCTACCTTTAAAGATATTATGGGAAGAAAAACAAAAATTGTCAAAGATGGTAAAACTATTGAAATTACCATTGATGAAACATATTTAATTGAAGCAATAAAAAATCCAGAAACTGAAATTGTTGAAGGATACCAAAACATTATGCCTCCATTTAAAGATGTATTATCTGATGATGAAGTAAATGCAATTGTTGAGTATTTAAAGAAATAA
- a CDS encoding UbiA family prenyltransferase — protein sequence MIKNIYVLTKFPLSFTISLSAIFGYILANGSIDMGLLYPYLAVLLLAMGVSTFNQTQEYKKDALMPRTKNRPIPSGDMSFRTALIIGIIITSSSFFFIYIPHGVTGLVVFLAVVIIYNLLYTPAKRHSIYAGVYGAVLGVIPPYIGWVSAGSYEFDMRFFALGLFYFTWQIPHFWLLNLKYYKQYEEAGFPTITKVFGVDSLVRMTFIWLLLTVICGVFLVAMFEVQSPIILGLLFALKAYTLFTIFKLLKNRNYIYNFININVYMLFLMIILCVNALYM from the coding sequence ATGATCAAGAATATATATGTATTAACAAAGTTTCCTTTATCATTTACAATTAGTTTATCTGCGATTTTTGGATATATTCTTGCTAATGGCAGCATAGATATGGGTCTTTTATACCCTTATCTTGCTGTTTTATTATTAGCAATGGGTGTATCTACTTTTAACCAAACGCAAGAATATAAAAAAGATGCTTTAATGCCTCGTACTAAAAACAGACCTATTCCTTCTGGGGATATGAGTTTTAGGACGGCATTAATTATTGGAATAATTATTACTTCTTCCTCTTTTTTCTTTATTTATATTCCTCATGGAGTTACAGGTCTAGTCGTTTTTTTAGCAGTTGTAATTATTTATAATCTTCTGTATACACCTGCAAAAAGACACAGTATTTATGCTGGTGTTTATGGTGCAGTTCTAGGAGTTATTCCTCCCTATATTGGTTGGGTTTCTGCAGGAAGTTACGAATTTGACATGAGATTCTTTGCTTTGGGTTTATTTTATTTTACCTGGCAAATTCCTCACTTTTGGCTTTTAAATTTAAAATATTATAAACAATATGAAGAAGCAGGTTTTCCTACTATTACCAAAGTATTTGGAGTTGATAGTTTGGTTAGAATGACCTTTATTTGGTTATTATTAACAGTAATTTGTGGCGTTTTTTTAGTAGCAATGTTTGAAGTACAATCTCCCATTATTCTTGGTTTATTGTTTGCTTTAAAAGCATATACACTTTTTACAATATTTAAACTATTGAAAAATCGAAACTATATTTATAACTTTATTAATATTAATGTATACATGTTATTTTTAATGATTATACTTTGCGTTAACGCGCTGTATATGTAA
- a CDS encoding ABC transporter ATP-binding protein gives MKEFYKQYLPYFKNYKLKFFYAVIGMILVASGTAGTAYVIEPLLDDIFINKDRDMLFIMPFIIVFLYTAKSMGGYVQTYYISYIGQDIVRIIRDKLLQHILKLDMNFFQKKHTGELISRITNDINRIQSAVSNQIADMIREFLTIIGLISVAIYQSYELAFYGLIVLPLAILPLSKLAKKMKALSFKSQESVSDITTHLSETFQNIELIKANSTERLELKSFAKHNQNFFSINMKGVKVNALVSPVMEIIGSVGFAAVIIVGGAQVIDGIITTGSFLSFTTALFMLYTPIKRLSRVYNQMQDAIAANERINQLFAHKTEIISGPLKCEEVQTIDFNNVSLKYDNFTALKNIHLSAKRGDKIALVGDSGGGKSSLVNLIIRFYDTSEGKLTINNHDIKDINIDSLREKISIVTQRVYIINDSIAKNVAYGYEINEEKVIKALKQAHAYDFVKEQEKGIYTVLDEAGTNLSGGQRQRIAIARALYKDPEILILDEATSALDNESESIISEIIDEISSNKITFIIAHRLSTIKSANKIAVFQKGEIIAMDSEENLLKNSKEYKRLYNLASI, from the coding sequence ATGAAAGAATTTTACAAACAATATCTCCCTTATTTTAAAAATTACAAACTCAAATTTTTTTATGCCGTTATAGGTATGATTTTAGTAGCAAGTGGTACTGCTGGAACTGCTTATGTTATAGAACCCTTATTAGATGATATCTTTATTAATAAAGACAGAGATATGCTTTTTATCATGCCTTTTATTATTGTTTTTTTATATACTGCTAAAAGTATGGGTGGTTATGTACAAACCTATTATATTTCTTATATAGGACAAGACATTGTAAGAATCATTAGAGATAAATTATTACAACATATTTTAAAACTTGATATGAATTTTTTTCAAAAAAAACATACAGGGGAATTAATATCTAGAATAACCAATGACATTAACCGTATTCAATCCGCAGTCTCAAACCAAATAGCAGATATGATACGCGAATTTTTAACGATAATTGGACTTATTTCTGTTGCAATTTACCAAAGTTATGAACTTGCTTTTTATGGTTTAATTGTTTTACCTCTAGCCATTCTACCTTTAAGTAAATTGGCTAAAAAAATGAAAGCTCTTTCTTTTAAATCACAAGAGAGTGTTTCAGATATTACTACACACTTAAGTGAAACCTTCCAAAATATTGAACTCATAAAAGCAAATTCAACAGAAAGACTTGAATTAAAAAGTTTTGCAAAACACAATCAAAACTTTTTTAGTATAAATATGAAGGGTGTTAAAGTAAATGCTTTAGTATCACCTGTAATGGAAATCATAGGTTCTGTGGGTTTTGCAGCAGTTATTATTGTTGGAGGGGCTCAAGTAATTGATGGCATTATAACAACAGGTTCTTTTTTATCCTTTACAACTGCCCTCTTTATGCTCTATACCCCTATTAAAAGATTATCACGAGTGTACAATCAAATGCAAGATGCAATTGCAGCAAATGAAAGAATTAATCAATTATTTGCTCATAAAACAGAAATAATATCAGGTCCTTTAAAATGTGAGGAAGTCCAAACAATTGATTTTAACAATGTTTCTTTAAAATACGATAATTTTACTGCTTTAAAAAATATACATTTAAGTGCAAAACGTGGAGATAAGATTGCTTTAGTAGGTGACAGTGGGGGAGGAAAATCTTCTTTGGTTAATTTGATTATTCGCTTTTACGATACCTCAGAGGGTAAACTTACTATTAATAATCACGATATAAAAGATATAAATATTGATTCTTTAAGAGAAAAAATTTCTATTGTTACACAAAGAGTTTATATTATTAATGACAGTATTGCTAAGAATGTAGCTTATGGATATGAAATCAATGAAGAAAAAGTAATTAAAGCTTTAAAACAAGCCCATGCTTATGATTTTGTAAAAGAACAAGAAAAAGGAATTTATACTGTTTTGGATGAAGCGGGTACTAATCTTTCAGGCGGGCAAAGGCAAAGAATTGCAATTGCAAGAGCTTTGTATAAAGATCCAGAGATTTTAATTTTAGATGAGGCTACATCTGCTTTAGATAATGAAAGTGAAAGTATTATTTCGGAAATTATTGATGAAATATCTTCTAATAAGATAACTTTTATTATTGCACACAGATTATCAACTATTAAAAGCGCAAATAAAATTGCTGTTTTTCAAAAAGGCGAAATAATTGCAATGGACAGTGAAGAAAACTTACTTAAGAACTCTAAAGAATACAAACGACTTTACAATCTTGCAAGTATTTAA
- a CDS encoding quinone-dependent dihydroorotate dehydrogenase codes for MFNYENLKKILFNFQPETAHNISEFALKVLPRIRFFNNYMVNKNFIINTKLKQEILGIPFINPVGLAAGFDKNATMVNSMMALGFAATEIGTMTPRPQDGNAKPRMFRHIESKSIQNAMGFNNAGSFKVAKNLKKVYPHAIVIGANIGKNKNTPEEFAINDYKVLIERFKDISDYIVINISSPNTPNLRDLQNETFIKELFVMAKKLSKKPIFLKIAPDMSVSNAISLSKCAVKAGAAGIIATNTTIEYALVNDAKDFGGLSGACLSDKSYTLFKEIAKELFGKTILISVGGISNGAEAYRRIKAGASLVQAYSGMVFEGPSMVRKINEEILELLEKDGYNHISDAIGADLKNEK; via the coding sequence TTGTTTAACTATGAAAACCTAAAAAAAATACTCTTTAATTTCCAGCCTGAAACAGCACATAATATTTCAGAATTTGCTTTAAAAGTCTTGCCAAGAATACGATTCTTTAATAATTATATGGTGAATAAAAACTTCATAATTAATACAAAACTAAAACAAGAAATTTTAGGAATTCCATTTATTAATCCTGTTGGTTTAGCCGCAGGTTTTGATAAAAATGCAACAATGGTTAATTCTATGATGGCTTTAGGTTTTGCAGCTACTGAAATAGGTACTATGACACCAAGACCACAAGATGGTAATGCTAAACCAAGAATGTTCAGACATATTGAATCAAAATCCATTCAAAATGCAATGGGTTTTAATAATGCGGGTTCGTTTAAAGTTGCCAAGAACTTAAAAAAAGTTTATCCACATGCAATTGTAATTGGTGCAAATATTGGAAAAAATAAAAATACACCTGAAGAATTTGCAATTAATGATTATAAAGTACTTATTGAGAGATTTAAAGATATAAGTGATTATATTGTAATTAATATATCTTCTCCTAATACACCTAATTTAAGAGACTTACAAAATGAAACTTTTATCAAAGAACTTTTTGTGATGGCTAAAAAACTAAGTAAAAAACCCATTTTCTTAAAAATTGCACCTGATATGAGTGTAAGTAATGCTATATCTTTATCAAAATGTGCAGTTAAAGCAGGAGCTGCTGGAATTATTGCTACGAATACAACTATTGAATATGCTCTTGTTAATGATGCAAAAGATTTTGGTGGTTTATCGGGGGCTTGTTTAAGCGATAAATCGTATACTTTATTCAAAGAAATAGCAAAAGAGTTATTTGGGAAAACTATTTTAATATCAGTTGGTGGAATTTCAAATGGTGCTGAAGCGTATAGAAGAATTAAAGCGGGAGCTTCTTTGGTTCAAGCCTATTCAGGAATGGTTTTTGAAGGCCCTTCTATGGTTAGAAAAATAAATGAAGAAATTTTAGAGCTCTTAGAAAAAGATGGATATAATCATATATCAGATGCTATTGGAGCAGACCTAAAAAATGAAAAATAA